A single genomic interval of Nostoc commune NIES-4072 harbors:
- the trpE gene encoding anthranilate synthase component I, which yields MMFPDFSQFSTLAQQGNFVPVYQEWVADLDTPVSAWYKVCAGQPYSFLLESIEGGEKLGRYSLVGCDPLWVLEARGDRTTQKNRDGSQVVFPGDPFTALAECLAPFHPVKLPQLPPGIGGLFGFWGYELIRWIEPRVPIHPPDERNIPDGLWMQVDHLLIFDQVKRKIWAIAYADLREEKVDFKAAYQQACDRVTQMLEKLSLPLSPEKTRLEWKPPGSRKAEEQGSKAAEEYNSNFTRPDFCASVQKAKDYIKAGDIFQVVISQRLSTAYTGDPFALYRSLRQINPSPYMAYFNFQNWQIIGSSPEVMVKAETDSDGGVIATVRPIAGTRPRGKTTQEDAAFAKDLLEDPKEVAEHVMLVDLGRNDLGRVCENGSVKVDELMVVERYSHVMHIVSNVVGKLALGKTAWDLLKACFPAGTVSGAPKIRAMEIIHELESSRRGVYSGVYGYYDFEGQLNTAIAIRTMVVHDNTVSVQAGAGLVADSEPEKEYEETLNKARGLLEAIRCLS from the coding sequence ATGATGTTTCCGGATTTTTCCCAGTTTTCCACCCTAGCGCAACAAGGCAACTTTGTCCCGGTATATCAAGAATGGGTAGCAGACTTAGATACGCCCGTATCTGCTTGGTATAAAGTATGTGCAGGTCAACCCTATAGCTTTTTGTTGGAATCCATCGAAGGTGGGGAAAAACTGGGACGCTATAGCTTAGTGGGTTGCGATCCTTTGTGGGTTTTGGAAGCAAGGGGCGATCGCACAACGCAGAAAAACCGCGATGGTTCACAGGTCGTTTTTCCAGGTGACCCCTTTACAGCTTTAGCTGAATGTTTAGCACCTTTTCACCCAGTCAAGTTACCACAGCTACCGCCAGGAATTGGCGGTTTATTTGGGTTTTGGGGTTATGAATTAATTCGCTGGATTGAGCCGCGTGTGCCAATTCACCCACCAGATGAGCGAAATATCCCTGATGGGTTGTGGATGCAGGTAGACCACCTACTGATTTTTGACCAAGTGAAGCGGAAAATTTGGGCGATCGCTTATGCTGATTTACGTGAAGAGAAAGTAGATTTCAAAGCAGCATATCAACAAGCGTGCGATCGCGTTACCCAAATGCTCGAAAAGCTATCTCTCCCCCTATCGCCAGAAAAAACTCGATTGGAATGGAAACCGCCAGGGAGCAGGAAAGCAGAGGAGCAAGGGAGCAAAGCAGCAGAGGAGTACAATAGTAATTTCACCCGCCCAGATTTTTGTGCTAGCGTCCAAAAGGCCAAAGACTACATCAAAGCAGGCGATATCTTCCAAGTAGTAATTTCCCAGCGACTATCAACAGCATACACAGGCGACCCCTTTGCCCTTTATCGCTCCCTACGTCAGATAAATCCTTCGCCTTACATGGCTTACTTTAACTTCCAGAATTGGCAAATCATTGGTTCGAGTCCTGAAGTGATGGTGAAAGCCGAAACCGATTCAGATGGTGGAGTCATAGCAACAGTACGCCCAATTGCTGGGACACGTCCACGGGGTAAAACTACCCAGGAAGATGCAGCCTTTGCGAAGGATTTACTTGAAGATCCCAAGGAAGTCGCCGAACATGTGATGCTTGTAGACTTAGGGCGGAATGATTTGGGGCGTGTTTGTGAAAATGGTAGCGTCAAAGTCGATGAATTAATGGTAGTTGAGCGCTATTCCCATGTGATGCACATAGTCAGCAATGTTGTAGGTAAATTAGCCCTTGGTAAAACAGCATGGGATTTATTGAAAGCTTGCTTCCCCGCAGGTACGGTAAGCGGCGCACCCAAGATTCGGGCGATGGAGATTATTCACGAATTAGAGTCTAGCCGTCGGGGTGTTTATTCCGGTGTGTATGGATATTACGATTTTGAAGGGCAATTAAATACTGCGATCGCAATTCGCACAATGGTAGTGCATGATAATACGGTAAGCGTGCAAGCCGGTGCAGGTTTGGTAGCTGATTCTGAGCCAGAAAAAGAATACGAAGAGACGCTAAATAAAGCTAGAGGTCTATTAGAGGCGATTCGTTGTTTGTCTTAA
- a CDS encoding VOC family protein produces MKLQLTHLRLLVSNYKDSFLFYRDLLKFDVDWGDEDSGYAEFNTGYLKLGLFKQELMAQVVPRVEQPSYIANRDKIVLIFAVDNVDEVYEQVKNQNAIVVTQPQDRPSWGIRTAHFRDPDGNLIEIYNNLGIVS; encoded by the coding sequence ATGAAGCTTCAGCTAACACACCTGAGACTGCTTGTCTCCAACTACAAAGATTCTTTTCTGTTCTACCGGGATCTGCTGAAATTTGATGTCGATTGGGGCGATGAAGATAGCGGATATGCTGAGTTTAATACCGGATATCTCAAGCTAGGTTTGTTCAAACAAGAATTAATGGCTCAAGTAGTTCCAAGAGTCGAACAGCCTTCTTATATTGCCAATCGAGATAAAATTGTCTTGATTTTCGCAGTCGATAACGTGGATGAGGTCTATGAGCAAGTCAAAAATCAGAATGCGATCGTTGTAACTCAACCACAAGATCGCCCCAGTTGGGGAATCCGCACAGCTCATTTTCGCGATCCTGATGGCAATCTCATCGAAATCTACAACAATCTAGGAATTGTCAGTTAA
- a CDS encoding tRNA-(ms[2]io[6]A)-hydroxylase, whose product MLTQLPTINALKQPTSSAWVKQAMPAAGYAYANLDIILLDHSHCERKAAGVALNMMFRYPSNTKMVRELTAIAREELEHFELVNQWLERRNIPLAPLPPPPYGAGLKAVVRPKEPERFLDSLLVTGLIEARSHERLGLLAAHCPEPELAKFYRGLMASEARHYGIYWVLAATYFDKEIVMKRLDELAIIESQLLATLHPEPRIHS is encoded by the coding sequence GTGCTTACTCAGTTACCAACTATCAACGCCCTGAAACAACCCACTAGCTCTGCTTGGGTTAAACAAGCGATGCCTGCGGCGGGCTACGCCTACGCTAATTTAGATATCATCTTACTCGACCACTCGCACTGTGAACGCAAAGCAGCAGGCGTAGCCTTGAACATGATGTTTCGCTACCCTTCTAATACTAAAATGGTTCGGGAACTAACTGCGATCGCCCGTGAAGAACTAGAACACTTTGAGCTAGTTAACCAATGGTTAGAACGCCGGAATATTCCCTTAGCTCCCTTACCACCGCCTCCCTACGGCGCGGGTTTAAAAGCTGTTGTCCGCCCTAAAGAACCTGAGCGATTTCTAGATTCCTTACTAGTCACTGGTTTAATAGAAGCTCGCTCTCACGAACGCCTGGGACTATTAGCTGCTCACTGTCCAGAACCAGAGTTAGCAAAATTTTATCGTGGGCTAATGGCATCCGAAGCGCGTCACTACGGTATATATTGGGTATTAGCTGCTACTTACTTCGACAAAGAAATTGTTATGAAACGGCTTGATGAATTAGCAATTATCGAAAGTCAGTTGCTGGCGACTTTGCACCCAGAACCTAGAATTCACAGTTAG